Sequence from the Leptospira johnsonii genome:
GGAGATGTTACTCTACCAGGCAGTAGAACAATTTAGATTATTTACAGGCGTAAGCTTAAATCCCGACCTAATAGAAAAAGGAAGATCTAGGCTCTTAAAAGCGCTCGGATACGCCTGAGAAATATTAGAAAATTTTAAATGTCCATCCCAGATTTTTTAGAATTCGGATCCAAATTAACCAATTTAGAAAAGACCAGGAATTTTAACGTATTTGGGGACTACTCCCTGGATCCATTCCGTAAACTGATCGATTCCCATGGATGGAGAGATCGAAAAAAAGAAAGACTTAGGATCTCAGTTGTCGGGACAAATGGAAAAGGTTCCGTTTCCCATTTTTTAGCGGGAAGTTTCTCCAATCTAGGAAACAAAACAGGTCTTTATACTTCTCCCCATCTATTCGACCCGAAAGAAAGGATCAGACTAAGTCCGAATTTCGATCCGGTAAACGAAGAAGATCTAAAAGAGATTTCTAATATACTATTCACTGAAAGTAATGCAGAAGAACTTTCTTTTCTTTCTTGGTTCGAATGGTTTACCTTGGGTTCTTTTGTTTTATTCGAAAAGAAGGATATTACTGTCCAAGTATATGAAGCAGGGTTAGGAGGAAGGTTAGACGCTACAAAACTGTCGGAACCGGACATACTTGTAGTCTGCGCTATAGGAGAAGATCACAAGGCCGTATTAGGGAATACGAAAGAAGCCATCCTGAAAGAAAAACTGGGGATCGTATCCGAAAGAACTAAAATTGTATTCGCATTAGAACCAGAACCTTCTCTCTTGAAAATACTTAAAGAGTTTTGTTCCGAAAAGAATTTAGAATTATTTCTTTTCCCTTCCCTACCGGAAGGAAGATCCTATCTGGACCATAATCAAGAATACGTAAAGTTTATCGTACAGAACTTACAGAGAAATATTTATAGGGGACTGTCTTCTTTGGAAAAAGCCGGACAAGCAAATTCCAAACCTCTTGTACTTCCACCTGGTAGATTAGAGATCGTATCTAATTCTCCGATGATCGTATTCGATCCGGCTCATAATCCGGATGCAATCAGAGTAACGCTTGCATCTTTATCTTCCGCATTTCCAGGCAAAAGATTCTCCATCTTAGCGGGATTTTTACCGGACAAAGAAGGAGAATCCATGGCGGAGAAACTTTTGGATTATACGAAAATCCAAAAGTCGAATTTGTATTTTTTAGATTCTAAAGAATTCAAACTTCCCCAAGGATTCGAGTCTCACGCGATTTCCAGGGAACAGGTCCAGGAGACACTACAGTCCCTCGGATCCGAGGAAGAAGGGACCCTGGTCTTAGGAAGTTTTAGATTGTATTCTTATATCAAAACGTAAGCTCAAATCTTTTTACTTTTCAAAATTTCATATTAAATTTTGCATAAGACTCTGTTTCATACTGTCCTTCCAAGCCTCTTACAAAAGTTGGCATGGTCTTAACAGGGGCCACTCCTACTTCCAAAGTTTCAGAATCCAAACCTAACGCATAAAATGTCGCCGACAGGATCAGCATCGTCCCAATCCCGTACAACATGAGCCCACCGTGGATCCCTTGGTGTTTTCCAAATCTTCCGGAAATGGATCTGAAATAATCGGACTTACTCTTAGCATCGTTGTAGATACTTTCCTGATAGAAATAAGAAAGAGCAAATGTCTGAAAATTTGGAGAAGACTGCTGTAATTCCTGAAGAGCCGCAAAATTTGTGATCTGGACCATGGGCCTTGCATTTTCCAAAGCCTGGTCCGCTCTTAAATTAAAATAATAATATCCTGCATAAAAGAACAAACTTCCGTAAAGGGAGTAGATCGCAAAATCGTCATAGGTATGATCTAAGAATAAATACTTTTTATTTCTATAATATGAAACGGATTCCCCTTCCTTCAGTCTGGCCTTGACTTCGGATACTTCTCCTTTTTTGATCTCTACTCCTTTGAATTGGTCTACATGATCTCCTAAAACGAATCTCAATCTATTCCAACCTATTTTGACCGGAACCTTTACGAGTGGAGTAACTCCTAAATATTCGGAGCCTAAATATACTTTAGCTCCTTGAGGATCGGAATCTACGGAGAGAAAACCTTCTTTTTTATCTTTTTCTAATACGATATCTAGATCTTTAGGAGATTCTCTCAGGTCCACTTGGCCTATCCAGTCGGAATATCCGTTTTTAGTAATACGGACGTCGTGGATCCCCGAAAGAATATCATTTCTTTTTAAAGGAGTTTTACCTATATAATTCCCATCCAAAAATACCAAGGAATCATATTGATTTCCTGTTTTAACTGAAAGCGATTTAGTATGTTTTCCTAAAAGTGTCTTGCGGATCTCTTCTGTGACCGGGCTTAATTCCTGATAAGATCGTCTAACACTTGTTTTATGAGAGAATTCTTTCTTAGAACCGTCCTTAGACGATCTAATTCGAATGCTGATCCGGATCTCCTCTCCCTTCTTCTCAAATTCTCCGTACGTAGAATAGAAACAGTCGTATTTTCTAGAGATTGGAATAATAAATCCTTCGTCGGGAGCGGTTTCCGTTTCATAAGGTTGGACCTTCAAAATCAAATATCTTGGATCTCTGGAAACGTTTAAGGAAAGTTCTCCCTTTTTTAATTTTTCAAGTCCTGTATAATCCCATTCCCCTTCTCTTAAATTCGGTTTAACCCCCGAAGGATTTGGACCGAAAGAATGTTGGATAGACTTAGGGATTAGTGATTCGTCGTAGATCTGAACTAAAGATTTTAACCCCGAATACAGAACGGACGCATAACCGGAAGAATAAAAATCCAAAGAGGAATCTCCGGATAAATTCCTAAGAGGGAAAATACAAAGTTTTCTTTCTTTCTCGAATTGGATCTTTTCAGGGGAAGAATATTCAGGAAAACGATAATACTCGTCTATCGCGTATGTTGGAGTTCCTACAAAGAAAGGAGCCGAACAAATCAGCAAAACAAAAGCGGATAACTTTCGGAGGAATAATAATTTCAAGAACGTTTTCCTCCTACTGTCATTACTAAACCTAGAATGCCCAATGTAGGGAATACCAAAGACCAAGGAGCATTCTGCGCGTAATCTTTGGAAAACGCAATTTGTTCTCCAAGACCTGGACCGAAAACCTCTCCCGCAGCAGAAATTCCTAAAAATCCGAAGATAGCAAGTGTCATCACCACAGCAGGGAGTCCAGTAAACAAAAGCACTCTTAATATTTGAAACGCTTGAGGAAGAAGATGTGCCCTAAAAATATAAGATCTACTCGATCCGAAACAAGAAGCGGCCAATGCATACCCGCTTGTGCTTACCTCGTCTATTTTTGCTCTGACAGTTTCATATGCCTGGGCCCAATCGCCCAGAATGATTGCCAAAAACAAAGGAACCGGCCCCGCTCCGAAAACCTGGACCACTAATAACGCTAAGAGAAGAGAAGGGAGAGAGACAAATACGGATGACAAGGGAGAAAATACATTCTTCTTAAAAAATGGACTAGTATAAGAAGCCAATCCGACCAAGGAAGCTACAACCAATGTGAGCACTCTTGCAGGAAAAGCGAATAAGAAAGTAGCCAAACTCCCATACGCAAACATTGAGAACACATCCCTTCCTAATCTATCCTTACCGAAAGGAAAATCCAAAGAAGGAGGAAGAAAAGATTCCTTTAAGTTCAATTCAGTAGGAGCAGACTTGAATAATATCCCAAATATCACTAAAATCAAATATAGAGAGATCGTGCCATAACGAAGCAGGTTTAGATTTTTCAAGCGGCACCCGCCTCCCAACCTAAAAGCCGGTCTCTTACTCTTTCAGAGACCCTGGTCAGAATATAAAACACTGTTCCGCTATAAAACAAAAGTGCGGAAAGTAATGCAGAATCCATGGTTCTTATCGCATGATACATGGACTTCCCGATCCCGGGAAAGAAGAAGATCTCCTCCACAACAATTGCGCCCGAGAGTAAAGAGCTTAAGTCCAATAAGATCAAAATTAGAAGCACAGGAGAAACTTTCAAAAGAATATGCCGGAACAATATTCTATTTTCTGAATATCCTCTGGCCTTTAGAACGTTTGTGTATGCGGATTTTTTTTCCGTTCCGGCCAGTTGGTGGGCAAAAATAAAAAGTCTGGCAAATACTCTGGAACCAAGCGCGACTCCCGGCAGGATCACGTAAGCGGTATTTCCGGGCTCATAACCTCCGGGAGGAAGCCAGCCTAGTATCAGAAAAAAAAACACTAACAGAAAAACGGAAACTACGAACACAGGAGTGGATAAGATCAATTGGCTGATAAATCCGAAAACTTCTCCCAGAAATCGGAAGCGAGGAAGAAGAGATACCAAGGCTAAAAAAACGGAAAAGAATGTGCCTGTTAAGACCGCGAACCCGGCTAAATGTAAAGTAGGCCAAAATCTGGAAAGAATATGAGAAAGAACAGGATCTCCGGATTCGGTTTCTCCTAGATCGAAACTGACCAGGCCTTTCCAGAATTTCAGATATTCTTTCGCAAAAACCGTATTAGCAGATCTATCTGCGGAATCCTGAACCTGGATCCCAGAATCCGCCTCTAAAAATTCCTTATTCAAGGATCTGAGCTGGGAGAAAAATACCGAAATCGCGGAAAGAAAAACCGCAAAGATCAAAAAGCGTTTCGCTTCTTCTACCAAACTCTCACCCTCTCAAGCGGAGAAAGCTTTCCGGATCTCTTCGAAATTTTTGGAAAGGATCAGTTTTTCGCGATCCTCTTTCACATTGAGGGTTTTTGCGATCTGAGCCAGGGTTTTGATATGTTCTTGGAATTTGGATTTGGGAACGATTAGAAGAATAAAAATATGAACAGGAAGATGGTCGATTGCATCAAAATCGATCCCCTTTCGGGACAGGCCCATCACACATTTGAGCTCGTCCACCAGATTGACCGAACAATGCGGGATCGCTACCCCGCTGCCGATGCCTGTGGACATGGATTTTTCTCTCGCCATAAGAGATTCGTACACGAGGTCTCTGTCGTCTCTTGCAATTAGCGTCGAGTCGACGGCCTTCTGGAGAAGTTGATTAATCACTTCTTCCTTAGAGGAACCTTCTATTTCAAAAATTACAGTCTCTGGCTTAAGTAAAGCGAGGAGCTGGTTCATGCTTCTCTGTCCTATCTCCTAGGAAAATACGAATCAGGAGGGATTCAATGAAAAAAAACGATGAGACCCACAGGAATGTGGGAACGAAGACCGGTGGAAGGAAAAAAATTGCCAACCCAAGAGGCGCCAAACTCAAAAAAGATAGAGGCAAAAGTGAGCCAGTATTTCTTCCAGGTAAATTTAGAAGTAAAATGAAGGAGAAAGTTCCTAACCAAACTGGACCGGAAACGATTTCCCAACCAGGAATCTTTGCCAGATAGATCCAAACGGAGAGAAGGATAGAAAATCCGAAAGGTAATAAAAGAGCTAAATTACTTCTTAATAGCAAAGGAACTGCTAAAAGTATTCCGAATCCGCCACATGCTTCCAAAGCGGAATATCTAGACCCAGGCAAGGTACCTTCTGTAAAAAAACCTGGAGTATATATATCCGGATAAGAAGATCCTCGAAATACGGAAGAAGGTTCTGAAGCCCAGCTATCTATTCCCGGCAAAAAGTAGAATATTAGAAAAAGTAAAAATTGTAATAGGGCCAGAGGGAACCGGATCTTAAATCTTTGTTCCAAAACCCACCAAAGACCCAGTCCGAAACCTAGAGCAAGAACTGCATGCAAAGCGTATCTTGGGTCTCTGGGAAGAAGAAGAGCAAAACTCAAAGCATGATTTACCCAATACAATGGGTAGGACTTCCCACCGGTGAGAAGAAAGTAAGCCCCCGCTCCGAATAGAAGACCGAAACCCGCTGGAACAATCGGATAATAAGATCCGCCTGAACCTAAAACCAAAAGACCGATCGCCAAAAAGGCAAAAAGTATGTCAGGTAGAAGAAGATCCTTTCTTCTGAAAAAACCGTTTTGGGTGGAGAGAACATAACTAAAAGCCATGATTCGCCTCCTTCCAAGTTCGAATTCGGGTCCTTAAAGAAATGGTAGAAGGACAAAGAAATGTGCAGATCCCGCATTCCATACAAAGCGAAGAATTAAAATTGCCGAAACTGGAAACCAAGGCCATAGGATTTGCTTGCGTAGGGCAATTATAGGAACATTCTCCGCATTCCACACAAGGGAATTCCCTTCTCCCCGAATCGTGTTTGGTCAAAAATACCAGGGAATAATTCTGTCTGATATCCCAATAGAAACCTTTTTTGATATCTCTGACCGGATTTTTTTCGTAAAAAGAATTTAGAGTGAAGTTAGAATACTTAGGACCGTATTCTTCAAATAGAAATTTCAAGCTCTGTCCGTTACGGATACGAACAGTAGAATCCGCTTTTCTAAGCCCACCATTCTTCCCTAAGAAATAGAGAGCGATCTCCCTTTCTATAAAAGGAAAATCAGCGAACAAAGCTCGATAAAGATTATATAATGTTTCCGGGCCTAAATATAAGATTTCCTTAATTTTAGAAAAAGGCAATTTTTCAGTCTGAGAAAGGAAATACTCCGGAATCCCCCAAGGGTAAGCGTAATTTTTAACAGGAGATTTCAGGCCGGAAATATAGTCTCTGATCTGAGCTTCCGGAAAAAGAGATTTTAAAACTTCCAGAAAACGAGCGTGGCATTCCAAATTTTTTCTTAACTCAGGAAGATAGTCCACATCTTGGTTTCTAGTGAATGGAGCTAAGATGATAAGTGAAGTTTTTTGTCTGGATTTGAAGTAAGATAAAAGAGAATGTTCCGGAAAGTCCAAACTAACCAGACCTAGTCTGTCCATCGGTTCGAGTGCTTCTTCTTTTTTGAGAACTTTTGGTATCCAAGGTTTGGAACCTATAAAGTTTCCGTCTTGTACGATGCGGATCTTGGAACCTTCTTCAGTATGTTCTAAAGAAGCGATCCCGTTAACCGGAGATAAAACTAAACCTGAAGATTGTTTGTAGAGGGGATCTCCTACACTTACCCGGACTGGAAAATCCTTAAGTAATAAGGCGTCTCTATCCGGGAAGAGGGTGTAGGCTTCGTCCAGGACCGTTTTGCGATTTCCCGTTTCTTTTACGGTCCTGGGTTGGAGGAGGAACGGTTTTGAGAACAATGCCCTTTTAGTTAGGCGACTTCACCATATAGATTTCGTCTTTAATGGGAAGTTCTTTCTTTAAATTTTTGATATAAGGAAGGATTTCTCCCATCGGCTCGTAGAATTCGCAATCAGTCTGCATACGGCGAGCCACAGTGAAGTATTTGTATAACTTCTCTTCGCCGGAACGTTTGGACCATTTTTTCTTGGTACATTTGACCCGGAGGATGTATTTGTCCGCCTCGGATTCATACTGTCTGACGGTTACACAATGCAGGCAGTTGGCGCAATAGACTTTCTCACTCATCGGTTATCCTGTTTCCTGGGGTATTTGACAGATTTAGGCGAGGGCACAGGGAGTCAACCCGTTTCCTCGCCTTTTGTTTGTTGGAAGGCTGTCAGGCTTCCTGAGGGATCTCTTCCTGAGCCGCGTTTCTTGTTTCTTTATATTTCCAGGTAAATTCTTGGAAAGATTTAAAGGCAACGAAGAAGAAACCGATCCCATAGATCAATAGGAAGCCCACGATATAAGGACGTCCCACTAAGAAAGATAGCACAACTGAAAACACACAATAACAACCCAATAGGAACTCAAGAACTACATGGAAGTCCAAAGGAACGGTATATTTCAGCCTATCTTTCAGAGCGTCCGTGTTCTTTTCGATTCTCAATTTAGGAGTTCGTTTGAAGGAAGATTGGATCCCTAAAACAGCTTCGAGCCAAGCTCTTGTGTTTACGATCGCGATCCCGGTTCCGATCATGATCAGAATTGGAAGATATACTAATCTCTTTTTCCAATCTTTGTATAATGTTTTCTGTGAATATGCGTAGAAGAATAGAGGTCCCACGGATCCGATAGAAAGGACCGCTGCGGTTCCAGATAACACTTCCAACGGAAGATCGTAGAAGCTGAAACCAGACCAGTATTCCATTAATAGTAATGGAGCGCTAAATAGAATGTTCACTATCATGAGTGGGTGAACAGAATAATTGATCAAGTGAGTCACAGCCTCAGCCTTGGTTTTCCAAGGTAGATCCGCTTTCCAGATACGAGGAAGAAGTTTTACTGCAGTTTGGATAGAACCCTTACACCAGCGGAATTGCTGAGACTTGTATGCAGACATCATCGCAGGGATCTCTGCAGGGCAAACCACATCTTTAAAATAACGGAACTTCCAACCTCTTAATTCTGCACGGTAAGAAAGATCGAAGTCTTCGGTAAGAGTATCATGCTCCCAACCGCCTGCGTCCTCAATTGTCTTCTTTCTCCAAGTACCTGCAGTACCGTTGAAGTTCATCCAAAGTTTGGAGCCGTTTCTTGCTACCTGCTCGATCATAAAGTGACCGTCGATACCGAAACTTTGAGCTTTGGTTAGAATATTATAATCTGCGTTGATATGTCCCCAACGAGCTTGCACCATTCCGATCTGAGGATCGTCGAAGTATGCCATGGTTTTGAGAAGGAAATCAGGATCCGGCATGAAGTCCGCATCGAAAATAGCGATGTAGTCTCCTTTAGAAACTCTCATCCCTTCGTCCAAGGCTCCTGCCTTATGACCTACACGATTGGTTCTGTGAAGGTGATGGATATCGAAACCTTGAGCCTTGTATTTTGCCACTAAGGAGGCCGCTTTTTGGATGGTTTCGTCGGTAGAATCATCCAGAACTTGGATTTCTAATTTATCTTTAGGATATTTTAAAGCAATTGTGGAGTCGATCAGACGATCTACTACGTAAAATTCGTTAAAAATAGGAAGTTGGACTGTGACGATAGGAAGGCTTGGATCGTCCAAAGAAAGGTTTCTGCTCGGGTCTGTATCACAATTGGTGTTGTACTTTTTGTACAGATACACCATGATATATGTGTGAATTCCAAAGAAGAATAATCCTAGAATATCCAGGGCGTAAATTCCCAAAAACAGAACAGTGACTACAGTGAGCATTTGGGACAAAAATTTTAGAAATACCCAAAAAGTCAATGGATTTTGCAGCGCAACATTCAAAGCCAATTTTTTCAGTCCGAAATTAAATTGATCCCTTTCGGAAAAAATGGGCCAAAACCCTAAGGTCGGAACTTTGAAATCCGATATTCTAAATCGGATGGACCTTTAGCCTCCCTGGCTAGAGTCAATCCACTGCGAATTTTCACTTTCTTGTAGAGGGGATGGGACGAACCGTCCTCTATTTTTTTGAAAAGGCTTGTCTCTAGGACATAATACGCCTACTTTGCTCCCATGCGTTCGGCCATCTTAGGTTTAATTGCCGCATTTGCTTCGGTACTATTAGCAATCTTATTGGAAGAAGCGCATTTTCTTTCCTTTCTCAAACTATCCGCACTCGTATTGATCTTAGGCGGAACTGCGGGCGCGACATTTGCAAGTTATAGTCCGGAAGAATTCGCAAACCTGATCATTCACCTGAGAGAATCACTTTTTCCTAAAAGAGAATTTTCCCTCTCCGACGTATTTTTGGATTTCGCAGAAAAAGCCAGAAAAAACGGACTATTATCCTTAGAAGACCAACTCGCGGGAGTACCCGACGCTTTCTTAAGAAAAGGGATCCAACTCATCGTAGATGGGACAGATCCAAGAGCAGTAGAAGAAATTTTATTCGAAGCAGCAGAAGGTCTGGAGAATAAAGAAACCCGCTCCGCAAAAATTCTAGAAACCGCGGGAGGATTCTCTCCAACGATCGGGATCATCGGAACAGTAATGGGACTTGTGAGCGTATTGGAAAACTTAGGTGCGGGGACCAGAGCTCTCGGAGAAGGGATCGCCACTGCATTTATTGCAACCTTTTACGGGATCGCATTTGCAAACTTAGCTTACTTCCCATTGGCAAATCGACTTAGGACCTGGGCGTTTTCCAGAGACAGAAGAAGGCAGGCGATTATCCGAGGAATCATTTCTCTACAAACAGGAGACAACAGAAGAATCCTTGTCGAGAGAATGGCTCCCTT
This genomic interval carries:
- a CDS encoding cellulose synthase family protein, whose translation is MLTVVTVLFLGIYALDILGLFFFGIHTYIMVYLYKKYNTNCDTDPSRNLSLDDPSLPIVTVQLPIFNEFYVVDRLIDSTIALKYPKDKLEIQVLDDSTDETIQKAASLVAKYKAQGFDIHHLHRTNRVGHKAGALDEGMRVSKGDYIAIFDADFMPDPDFLLKTMAYFDDPQIGMVQARWGHINADYNILTKAQSFGIDGHFMIEQVARNGSKLWMNFNGTAGTWRKKTIEDAGGWEHDTLTEDFDLSYRAELRGWKFRYFKDVVCPAEIPAMMSAYKSQQFRWCKGSIQTAVKLLPRIWKADLPWKTKAEAVTHLINYSVHPLMIVNILFSAPLLLMEYWSGFSFYDLPLEVLSGTAAVLSIGSVGPLFFYAYSQKTLYKDWKKRLVYLPILIMIGTGIAIVNTRAWLEAVLGIQSSFKRTPKLRIEKNTDALKDRLKYTVPLDFHVVLEFLLGCYCVFSVVLSFLVGRPYIVGFLLIYGIGFFFVAFKSFQEFTWKYKETRNAAQEEIPQEA
- a CDS encoding PTS sugar transporter subunit IIA, whose product is MNQLLALLKPETVIFEIEGSSKEEVINQLLQKAVDSTLIARDDRDLVYESLMAREKSMSTGIGSGVAIPHCSVNLVDELKCVMGLSRKGIDFDAIDHLPVHIFILLIVPKSKFQEHIKTLAQIAKTLNVKEDREKLILSKNFEEIRKAFSA
- a CDS encoding PEGA domain-containing protein yields the protein MKLLFLRKLSAFVLLICSAPFFVGTPTYAIDEYYRFPEYSSPEKIQFEKERKLCIFPLRNLSGDSSLDFYSSGYASVLYSGLKSLVQIYDESLIPKSIQHSFGPNPSGVKPNLREGEWDYTGLEKLKKGELSLNVSRDPRYLILKVQPYETETAPDEGFIIPISRKYDCFYSTYGEFEKKGEEIRISIRIRSSKDGSKKEFSHKTSVRRSYQELSPVTEEIRKTLLGKHTKSLSVKTGNQYDSLVFLDGNYIGKTPLKRNDILSGIHDVRITKNGYSDWIGQVDLRESPKDLDIVLEKDKKEGFLSVDSDPQGAKVYLGSEYLGVTPLVKVPVKIGWNRLRFVLGDHVDQFKGVEIKKGEVSEVKARLKEGESVSYYRNKKYLFLDHTYDDFAIYSLYGSLFFYAGYYYFNLRADQALENARPMVQITNFAALQELQQSSPNFQTFALSYFYQESIYNDAKSKSDYFRSISGRFGKHQGIHGGLMLYGIGTMLILSATFYALGLDSETLEVGVAPVKTMPTFVRGLEGQYETESYAKFNMKF
- a CDS encoding ABC transporter permease, which translates into the protein MKNLNLLRYGTISLYLILVIFGILFKSAPTELNLKESFLPPSLDFPFGKDRLGRDVFSMFAYGSLATFLFAFPARVLTLVVASLVGLASYTSPFFKKNVFSPLSSVFVSLPSLLLALLVVQVFGAGPVPLFLAIILGDWAQAYETVRAKIDEVSTSGYALAASCFGSSRSYIFRAHLLPQAFQILRVLLFTGLPAVVMTLAIFGFLGISAAGEVFGPGLGEQIAFSKDYAQNAPWSLVFPTLGILGLVMTVGGKRS
- a CDS encoding glutamate ligase domain-containing protein, translating into MSIPDFLEFGSKLTNLEKTRNFNVFGDYSLDPFRKLIDSHGWRDRKKERLRISVVGTNGKGSVSHFLAGSFSNLGNKTGLYTSPHLFDPKERIRLSPNFDPVNEEDLKEISNILFTESNAEELSFLSWFEWFTLGSFVLFEKKDITVQVYEAGLGGRLDATKLSEPDILVVCAIGEDHKAVLGNTKEAILKEKLGIVSERTKIVFALEPEPSLLKILKEFCSEKNLELFLFPSLPEGRSYLDHNQEYVKFIVQNLQRNIYRGLSSLEKAGQANSKPLVLPPGRLEIVSNSPMIVFDPAHNPDAIRVTLASLSSAFPGKRFSILAGFLPDKEGESMAEKLLDYTKIQKSNLYFLDSKEFKLPQGFESHAISREQVQETLQSLGSEEEGTLVLGSFRLYSYIKT
- a CDS encoding motility protein A; this translates as MRSAILGLIAAFASVLLAILLEEAHFLSFLKLSALVLILGGTAGATFASYSPEEFANLIIHLRESLFPKREFSLSDVFLDFAEKARKNGLLSLEDQLAGVPDAFLRKGIQLIVDGTDPRAVEEILFEAAEGLENKETRSAKILETAGGFSPTIGIIGTVMGLVSVLENLGAGTRALGEGIATAFIATFYGIAFANLAYFPLANRLRTWAFSRDRRRQAIIRGIISLQTGDNRRILVERMAPFL
- a CDS encoding ABC transporter permease subunit; this encodes MVEEAKRFLIFAVFLSAISVFFSQLRSLNKEFLEADSGIQVQDSADRSANTVFAKEYLKFWKGLVSFDLGETESGDPVLSHILSRFWPTLHLAGFAVLTGTFFSVFLALVSLLPRFRFLGEVFGFISQLILSTPVFVVSVFLLVFFFLILGWLPPGGYEPGNTAYVILPGVALGSRVFARLFIFAHQLAGTEKKSAYTNVLKARGYSENRILFRHILLKVSPVLLILILLDLSSLLSGAIVVEEIFFFPGIGKSMYHAIRTMDSALLSALLFYSGTVFYILTRVSERVRDRLLGWEAGAA
- a CDS encoding 4Fe-4S dicluster domain-containing protein, yielding MFSKPFLLQPRTVKETGNRKTVLDEAYTLFPDRDALLLKDFPVRVSVGDPLYKQSSGLVLSPVNGIASLEHTEEGSKIRIVQDGNFIGSKPWIPKVLKKEEALEPMDRLGLVSLDFPEHSLLSYFKSRQKTSLIILAPFTRNQDVDYLPELRKNLECHARFLEVLKSLFPEAQIRDYISGLKSPVKNYAYPWGIPEYFLSQTEKLPFSKIKEILYLGPETLYNLYRALFADFPFIEREIALYFLGKNGGLRKADSTVRIRNGQSLKFLFEEYGPKYSNFTLNSFYEKNPVRDIKKGFYWDIRQNYSLVFLTKHDSGRREFPCVECGECSYNCPTQANPMALVSSFGNFNSSLCMECGICTFLCPSTISLRTRIRTWKEANHGF